The DNA segment ACGGGTGGATCGATGTCGTTCAACATCCACGGACTGGGGTGCTAAAAGTGCAGCAGAATTTGCACTATCGCTATGGTGCCACGGGAAGCAATGCGGAACGAGAATTCCGCCAAGCCCATTTGCCGTTATTCATTCATCCGAATCCAACAAACGCATTATTCCTTGGTTTAGGGACTGGCATGACCGCCGGCGGTGCGATTCCGCATCAAGAGCTGGAGGCAATTTCGATTGTCGAATTGATCCCCGAAGTCGTCGAAGCTGCCGCGATGCTGGGGAAGGAAAATCGCCGGGTCGTGGAAGATCCTCGCGTCCAGATGATCGTGGACGATGCGAGACACTATTTGTTAACAAGTGAAACGCGGTATGACGTGATTGTGGCTGACCTTTTTGTGCCCTGGGAAAGCGAAACCGGCTATCTATACACTGTCGAGCAATTTGCTGCGGTGAAGAAGAATTTGCGGAAAGGGGGGCTGTTTTGCCAATGGTTGCCGCTGTATCAGCTGGGGAGCGACGATTTCCAAATGATTGCAGATAGTCTTCGGGATCAGTTCCCACATGTCACTTTGTGGTGGGGACGATTAAACGCGAACCGTCCGATCCTAGCCTTGGTTGCGTCGATGGATCCATTGCGGGTCGATCAGGCGGCTACCGATCGCCGGTTGGAAGCGATGCAACAGCGTGGTGAACTGGATGATACTTATTTGGCGAATGCAAAGCAGTTGGTGCAACTGTACGCGGGGGACTGGCCGCGACGCCAGGGAATGACCTTGAATCGTGATGAACACCCCTGGGTTGAATTCCAATCGCCTCTTTCGCATCGAAGTGGAAGACTGATCCGTAATCAGACTCTTCACGATATGGTGGAGTTCACTTTTGAGCCGATGACGGCCGATTCTTTAATCTATAAGCCGGCTTCCGACCGGAGTCCGCCGGTTGACCGGCGCTGGCAGCGGACGGTGCTATTTCCCGCTCCGTAAATAACGCGTTCGTGATGGCAAGCTTTCTGTAACACCTTTTCGCTTGCCCCTTCCCACCTTCAACCAAACAAGGCCACCGTTATGCGCGGCGGCCTTATTGAATGGATGCTGGTCAAGATTGTAAACGTGACCTTAGTGAGGCCGGCCAAGGTCGATGTGAAGACGGCCAACGTTTAGATGTAGTCCGCTGCTGTGTTGACCATGCGAGCCGTGTCCGTTGTAGATGCCTGGCGAAGGGTAGCGGTGTGAGCTGGTTGGGTAGTGGTTGTGGGAAGGGCGGTGAGCATGGTGGCCAGAGTGGTGGCGGAAGGGAGTCGAGGAATGCCAAGAGTGTTTGGATGTTACTTGATGGGAGTTCTGTCGAGCACTTCCGTTTGAAATCACAATTACGCCGTGGCCGTGCTGGCTGCTGTAGCCGCTCTGGTGACCGCGACCGTTGTTGACTCCTTTCCCGCCGTGAGCTGAGTGCTGAGCGTGTCCGTTGTGGCCGTTGTGTCCATTTTGAACGTTGTGTCCACTGTTTCCATTTTGTCCGTAATGGTTGCCGTTTCCGCGGCCCGCAGCCGAAGCGGATGGAGTCGGGATCAATAGTGCGAAGGCAGCGGCAGCGATTGCGACGGTCAGTAGACGATTCATATCAAGTTCCAGATGGGAGGGGGGATGGAAAGCAATTTTTCCTAGTGAGTGCTTTGATGATTTTTAGTAAAAGCACACACCGTGCCAAACCATAAAAGGAAGCAAAAGAGCCGCTTTGAGGCCGTTTTGGGGAAATGGTGTGATCGGATTGATTACGAAGAGTGTCGTCAAACAGGGGACACATCGCTGATGCAGCGGTCTGTTTGATCGGTATTGTCTTTGGACTGGATTACCGAAGGAGGCAAGCATGGCCTGCAGAAACGTTTGGTGTTGCTATGGCAATTTCAAACTTCTGCTTTGTTTGGAGCACTCGTCGTGCGCCTCGATCGTAAGAAGAGGCGACCCCGGGCATGAAGAGCGTCTGGGGAGATGCAACGGCGGGGCCGGCTGATTCTCGCTTACGTTCGCGTCTTCCGAGCGACGCCAATTTTGTATCGCTGAGGGGATGCTGGCGAGCAGAGCGGAATTTCTGCTGCCGTTTCCGAAGGCAAAGATGGAAGTGGGGCTGAACCCTGGCACCCGACGTGATTACGTTCGGTGCGTTCAGGGGCTGCTCTTTTAGAAAGCCGCTATTTGGTTGCTTGGATAGCGAAACGCAAACCACGCACGATTTGATTTCGTGCTTCGTCGCGATCGATATCCATTGCAACTTCCATGTTACTTTGCTCGCTGACCCGTTCCCGGCGATCAAAGATTGTCACGCCGCGAGTAATGTCACCGCTTGTTTCAACATCCCCAGGAAATTCTTGGCACTCAAAGAGTGTCGGTTCCAAGACGGCAAGTAACGCGACAGCATCTTGCAACGGGATCACTTCTCTTCCCAATTTCATGCGTGAAACACGAAACGCATGTTGCAGAAGTTTGTGAAGTAGGACGCCGGCTCGCGAAGTGGAGTTCGAAATTTTTTCGACTAGGTCGACGCCGAAAGTTACTTTGTTCGTCACATCCAGCGGGACCAAGGTTTTTGTGGTCGCGGAATGAAACACAGCCCGAGCAGCCGGAGGATCAAAGTACATGTTCCATTCGGCAGCGGCCGTAACGTTCCCCGAACAGGACACCGCTCCACCACTGATGACCAATTTGTCGACCAACTTGGCAACTTGTGGGTCGCGTTGGAAGGCTCTGGCAATGTTGGTCAGAGGTCCTAAGCAGATAATGCTTATCTCATTAGGATATTGCCGGATCAGATCCGCGATGACTTTGTCGGAAGTCGCCGTGTGCTGCCTTTCGGTTGCGTTCACGGCGAAATCCCCCAGTCCGTCTCTGCCGTGCAGGTCCCGGTCATCAATGACCGATGCATCTTCTGGCAGGACGGCTCGAGCAATTCGTGGGTAACGAGGCGGATCCAGCTGATTCAAGATCGCCTGGACATTGGCCGTCGCTTGATCCGCATCGACACTCCCGGCAGTGGGCGTGATCGCGAGGACATCTAGACGGGGATCGAACAACGCCATCGTCAGTGCAACGGCGTCGTCAATTCCGGGGTCACAATCGATAATAACTTTGGTAGCCATAGGAAAAATTGTACCTTTTCAAGATGTCTGGCGAAATCACCGATTTAGCCGATTCGCCGAATCTACCGAAAGAGGTTACAATCCCGCCATTATAACCCGTTCTGCCGCGCAAGATTAACAGTTGTTTTATGGATCCGTTGCAATCCGCTACTGACATTGTTCGTTCAGGAACCGACCTTACGGTTTCCCAGACCAGTGATTTAATTGGTTTAATGCTGGAGGGCAAGGCGAGTGACGAAGCGATCGGCAGCCTGCTTCTTGGGCTCCGCGAAAAAGGTGAATCGGTCAGCGAGCTGGTCGGAGCCGCATTGGCCATGCGTCAGCACATGACGCCGATCCCCCACCAGTGTGCCGTCTTGCTTGACACGTGTGGGACAGGTGGGAGTGGTTCGGGCACTTTTAATATCAGCACTGCAACGGCCATCGTCGTGGCAGCAGCGGGGATTCCTGTTGCGAAACATGGGAATCGAAAAGCAACAAGCAAAACCGGATCTGCCGATGTGCTTGCCGAGTTAGGAGTCGCGATCGAATCGTCGGCCGATGCCGTGGCCCAAACGCTGGAACGAGTTGGCCTTTGCTTTTGTTTTGCTCCGAAACTTCATCCGGCAATGAAACATGTGGGCCAAGTGCGGCGACAATTGGGAGTTCCCACGTTGTTCAATCTGCTGGGCCCGCTATGCAATCCGGCGGGAGCGACCCATCAATTGTTGGGAACCGGTCGTGGTGCGGATCAGCAAAAGATTGCTTCGGCGCTCGCTCAACTACAAACGACTCGGTCGTTGGTGGTACGTGGTGAAGACGGGCAGGACGAGGTGACGCTT comes from the Roseimaritima multifibrata genome and includes:
- the trpD gene encoding anthranilate phosphoribosyltransferase is translated as MDPLQSATDIVRSGTDLTVSQTSDLIGLMLEGKASDEAIGSLLLGLREKGESVSELVGAALAMRQHMTPIPHQCAVLLDTCGTGGSGSGTFNISTATAIVVAAAGIPVAKHGNRKATSKTGSADVLAELGVAIESSADAVAQTLERVGLCFCFAPKLHPAMKHVGQVRRQLGVPTLFNLLGPLCNPAGATHQLLGTGRGADQQKIASALAQLQTTRSLVVRGEDGQDEVTLASGTVVLDVQQNAIQELHWTPEAFGLESVSTADLQAADPSESAVIIRDLLAGKPGACRDTVIANTAAALWLVGKTNDLASGSVLAAEAIDSGAAKDKLAQLVG
- a CDS encoding nucleoside hydrolase, with the translated sequence MATKVIIDCDPGIDDAVALTMALFDPRLDVLAITPTAGSVDADQATANVQAILNQLDPPRYPRIARAVLPEDASVIDDRDLHGRDGLGDFAVNATERQHTATSDKVIADLIRQYPNEISIICLGPLTNIARAFQRDPQVAKLVDKLVISGGAVSCSGNVTAAAEWNMYFDPPAARAVFHSATTKTLVPLDVTNKVTFGVDLVEKISNSTSRAGVLLHKLLQHAFRVSRMKLGREVIPLQDAVALLAVLEPTLFECQEFPGDVETSGDITRGVTIFDRRERVSEQSNMEVAMDIDRDEARNQIVRGLRFAIQATK